One part of the Esox lucius isolate fEsoLuc1 chromosome 10, fEsoLuc1.pri, whole genome shotgun sequence genome encodes these proteins:
- the LOC105027723 gene encoding proline-rich protein 15, translating to MAERVPWWRAFMGSSKRKSVSKDNTTTTQTLDTESTAASQLPTDQPQQKQPPLQQTAKPQPPVSEGSSLFTEEFGDDSQFESVFNEQTCRRNLRVSRSGRFKERKKVRSSLPTDDQDQVGTPRTEDTR from the exons ATGGCAGAAAGAGTGCCTTGGTGGCGGGCGTTCATGGGGAGCTCCAAGAGGAAGAGTGTTAGTAAGGACAAcaccacaaccacacagacCCTCGACACAGAGTCAA CTGCTGCATCCCAACTCCCAACAGACCAACCACAGCAAAAACAACCTCCATTACAGCAGACAGCAAAGCCCCAGCCGCCAGTTAGTGAAGGCTCCAGTCTCTTCACTGAGGAGTTTGGTGACGACTCCCAGTTCGAGTCGGTCTTCAACGAACAGACGTGCCGCAGAAACCTTAGGGTGTCCCGTTCCGGACGGTttaaggagaggaagaaggtTCGCTCCAGCCTTCCCACAGATGACCAGGACCAGGTTGGGACGCCAAGGACAGAGGATACGAGATAA